One genomic segment of Candidatus Neomarinimicrobiota bacterium includes these proteins:
- a CDS encoding MFS transporter, protein MPAIDSLTPRHHRNNLIFNSMHESFWGFGVAFHSIYAVVPLFLSELGAPTIIIGSVVGVFTAFTAMPQIVTAFLSRRTRNVKLAVMTVNSLLIPPMFVVGFIFAFIAPSGPSAWIIYYVCYIFYTLGVGIVFPIWADFLETVHIPERRGSFFGISFAFTSGAGFAGGLIVRRLLDTTPFPNNFGFGFLIYSACILGATLMFIPYTTRKRKKKETSRNFSDFISEIRTIIINDKNFRRYIASRILLTANYPAISLYAVYSRDKLGFDISEAGTFTAITVAMSGIASFAAGKIGDQFGHKHAMVLVFTSYLAALVTALSATTMLQTYLIFIFLGLGQGGFLTSAMSLVYEFAGEEGDKKVYFALIDSLTAPFVLLFIIIVGLLIPVYGTPLVLMGLGLFILAGTIFLALFTEEPKVFRTHFPSAETLM, encoded by the coding sequence ATGCCGGCTATAGACTCCCTGACTCCTCGCCATCATCGCAACAACCTCATCTTCAATTCTATGCACGAATCGTTTTGGGGATTCGGCGTCGCCTTCCACTCTATCTACGCCGTAGTGCCCCTCTTTCTGAGTGAACTGGGGGCGCCCACCATCATTATCGGTTCAGTTGTGGGAGTCTTTACCGCCTTTACTGCCATGCCCCAAATTGTGACTGCCTTCCTCAGCAGGCGTACGCGGAACGTCAAACTGGCGGTTATGACGGTCAACAGCCTGCTGATTCCACCCATGTTCGTAGTGGGATTTATCTTCGCATTCATCGCTCCGTCTGGACCCAGTGCCTGGATTATCTATTATGTCTGCTATATTTTCTACACATTAGGAGTTGGAATCGTCTTTCCCATATGGGCAGATTTTCTAGAAACAGTTCACATCCCGGAAAGGCGTGGATCGTTCTTCGGCATTTCATTCGCTTTCACCAGCGGCGCGGGATTTGCGGGAGGACTGATAGTCAGGCGGCTTCTTGATACCACACCTTTCCCAAACAACTTTGGCTTCGGTTTCCTTATCTATTCGGCCTGCATCCTGGGGGCCACATTGATGTTTATACCTTACACTACGCGCAAGCGCAAAAAAAAGGAGACTAGCCGGAACTTCAGCGATTTTATCAGCGAGATTCGCACGATTATCATCAATGACAAAAATTTTCGCCGTTACATTGCAAGCCGAATACTCCTGACGGCGAACTACCCGGCAATCTCTCTTTACGCTGTCTACAGCCGCGACAAGCTCGGTTTCGACATTAGTGAAGCAGGCACATTCACCGCCATTACTGTGGCTATGTCAGGAATAGCAAGTTTCGCTGCCGGCAAGATTGGGGACCAGTTCGGCCATAAACATGCAATGGTCCTGGTCTTTACTTCCTATCTGGCTGCCCTTGTCACTGCCCTCTCTGCCACAACAATGTTACAGACCTACCTGATCTTCATTTTCCTCGGCTTAGGTCAAGGTGGATTTCTGACTTCCGCTATGAGTCTCGTGTACGAATTCGCCGGTGAGGAAGGAGACAAGAAGGTCTACTTCGCCCTCATCGACAGTCTTACAGCTCCATTTGTGCTACTATTCATCATCATTGTCGGCCTGCTCATTCCTGTTTACGGGACACCGCTCGTCTTGATGGGATTGGGGCTCTTCATCCTTGCCGGGACAATCTTTCTCGCACTCTTTACCGAAGAACCAAAGGTGTTCAGAACTCATTTCCCGTCAGCGGAAACACTTATGTAG
- a CDS encoding TetR/AcrR family transcriptional regulator — MTQNKRTQIIKAAIEVFARKGLERGKIADVAKEAGIGKGTVYEYFRSKEEIFSAIEDSVMGEMMLQIDELLGLSISPAEKLTKLMNEGFDTVLEMGDAVLILTELWAHGARGHWHDEGQATLARMYEDFRGKIKMILQAGEERGEFRKMNKDGVATLLLAFMDGLAWQYMVLKDHAMFQKAKKEAVESFMRGIQYKEI; from the coding sequence ATGACCCAAAACAAGAGAACACAAATCATCAAGGCAGCCATCGAAGTTTTCGCCCGCAAAGGTCTTGAGCGGGGCAAGATCGCTGATGTGGCAAAAGAGGCGGGAATCGGTAAGGGGACGGTTTACGAGTATTTCCGCAGCAAGGAAGAAATATTCTCAGCTATTGAAGATTCCGTGATGGGTGAGATGATGTTGCAGATTGACGAGCTATTGGGTTTGTCCATTTCGCCGGCAGAGAAACTGACAAAACTGATGAATGAGGGATTTGACACCGTGCTGGAGATGGGCGACGCCGTCTTGATCTTGACCGAATTGTGGGCGCACGGTGCAAGGGGACACTGGCACGATGAAGGTCAGGCTACTCTGGCTCGGATGTATGAAGATTTCAGAGGCAAGATTAAGATGATTCTCCAAGCGGGAGAAGAGAGGGGTGAATTTAGAAAGATGAACAAGGACGGCGTTGCAACTCTGCTGCTGGCATTCATGGATGGTCTGGCGTGGCAGTACATGGTTTTGAAGGATCACGCCATGTTTCAAAAGGCCAAGAAAGAAGCCGTTGAGTCCTTCATGCGAGGAATACAGTATAAGGAAATATAA
- a CDS encoding dicarboxylate/amino acid:cation symporter: protein MKLKLHWQIFIAMALGATFALVLGEKALIAAPLGTIFMRLLKMIIVPLILTSITSGVAGLGDPKTLGRVGLKTFGYYFMSSMIAILIGLVLTNIIQPGVGAKVPDTVEEFDLSQLQQPDSLGSILIRMIPTNPVKAAADGDILGLIFFSIIFGFAITQLKGKPHDFLVNLFDNSFQAMMKLTHAIIRLAPIGVFGLISSAVATAGFELFKAVGMYMITIALGLTLHLVIVLPLLLFLFTRESPLKHGRALMSAMATAFSTSSSGATLPVTMDCIENNVGVSNRVTSFVLPLGATINMDGTALYECAGVLFITQAIPGIDLSFSAQVVVVITAFLASVGAAAVPSAGLVMIFIVLNAVGLGDHPTAALLVGTMLAVDRPLDMYRTVVNVTSDSVGTVVVAKSEGETDLYRNI, encoded by the coding sequence ATGAAACTCAAACTCCACTGGCAAATTTTCATCGCCATGGCACTGGGAGCCACTTTTGCTCTCGTTCTTGGTGAGAAGGCGCTCATTGCCGCACCGTTGGGAACAATTTTCATGCGGCTTCTGAAGATGATCATCGTGCCGCTGATTCTCACTTCCATCACTTCCGGTGTTGCCGGTCTGGGCGATCCCAAGACGTTGGGCAGAGTGGGGCTCAAAACGTTCGGTTACTATTTCATGAGTTCTATGATCGCCATTCTTATCGGTCTCGTCCTTACCAACATCATTCAACCCGGTGTCGGTGCCAAAGTCCCCGATACAGTGGAAGAGTTCGACCTATCTCAACTTCAACAGCCAGATTCTCTGGGAAGCATTCTCATCAGGATGATCCCGACGAACCCGGTAAAAGCAGCGGCGGATGGGGATATTCTTGGACTGATCTTTTTCTCTATAATCTTCGGTTTTGCCATAACACAACTCAAGGGCAAGCCTCACGACTTCTTGGTGAATTTATTCGATAACAGTTTCCAGGCCATGATGAAGTTGACCCACGCCATCATCAGACTGGCCCCTATCGGCGTCTTCGGCCTAATCTCAAGTGCCGTTGCCACAGCTGGCTTTGAACTGTTCAAAGCTGTGGGGATGTACATGATTACCATCGCTTTAGGTCTGACGCTTCACCTTGTTATTGTCCTTCCCTTACTGTTATTCCTGTTCACAAGGGAGAGTCCGCTGAAACACGGCCGCGCTCTAATGTCCGCCATGGCCACGGCTTTCTCCACCAGTTCCTCAGGGGCAACACTGCCGGTAACAATGGACTGCATAGAGAATAATGTAGGCGTCTCAAACAGGGTTACCAGTTTCGTCCTCCCCCTGGGAGCCACCATCAATATGGATGGAACGGCCCTGTATGAGTGTGCCGGTGTTCTCTTCATCACGCAGGCTATCCCTGGGATTGATCTTTCTTTCTCTGCTCAGGTGGTAGTAGTCATTACCGCCTTTTTGGCTTCTGTTGGCGCCGCAGCCGTCCCCTCAGCAGGACTGGTCATGATCTTCATCGTCCTCAATGCTGTGGGGCTCGGGGACCATCCCACTGCCGCTTTACTGGTGGGCACCATGCTGGCTGTTGACAGACCCCTCGACATGTACCGCACCGTAGTGAATGTAACCAGCGACAGCGTCGGTACCGTCGTCGTGGCCAAGTCTGAAGGAGAAACAGACCTGTATCGGAACATCTAG
- a CDS encoding ABC transporter permease — protein MLFKIALKNLLGARLRTVLNVLVTAFSFFLILFMSAMYDGMLQHAKQVTMDTEIAGGAYWHPEYDPLDPMKFEDAHSALPAEIQSLVDQ, from the coding sequence ATGCTTTTTAAAATTGCACTGAAAAACCTACTGGGTGCCAGGCTGCGCACCGTTCTGAATGTTCTTGTAACCGCTTTTTCATTTTTCCTGATCTTGTTTATGTCGGCCATGTACGATGGCATGCTGCAACACGCCAAACAGGTTACAATGGATACAGAGATCGCCGGTGGAGCCTACTGGCACCCGGAATATGACCCACTGGATCCCATGAAATTTGAAGATGCACATTCTGCTTTGCCTGCAGAAATACAATCTCTGGTGGATCAA
- a CDS encoding c-type cytochrome, translating into MEFEFHNAPNLVSEDANANHLVQTQQAIISIVQLDSQFINFINQFHTSLISMMRRLWNILIFLFFCSFAMLQAAGEADSLLRELGCGNCHNGVISTVAMEVKAPNLSFAGAKYPSAYLFSYLQKPVRVRHNIGATRMPNFAFDVRESLALTLFLSELRELPESVSLRGKAKGAAHTSPEIHEIITRELQCTKCHIVAGEGSNRTTDLATVGYRLQRDWLTLYLLNPAPFEDTDAGMPRFFFDAEAEDASVHGLISDAEEMAASIVDYLSAMGRSELQELEVRFSAARQTYPDVTAEMGRRILLSQNCLACHRLDGVEPWFERNGPDLSIESQRVQPRWLHNYFSETHAVRPFGYFPGSGSRMPDFDLTEREVEILTEHFFGSSRGSNQRESERLSSYAMRKAESLLRDKLSCLGCHRLGDEGGHIGPDLGSVSQRLNGPFVDMMIQHPREIVPASIMPKSALQPKRAILIGNFLKQANVETTPPAYLSLIDHTPFNPKMKGTGSLYREYCSVCHGLDGSGNGYNAQYMPAAPVSHSDASLMSQRADDTLYDGINGGGVILGKHHFMPPWGETLSPHEIRNLVAEIRRLCRCEGPAWSR; encoded by the coding sequence GTGGAGTTTGAGTTTCATAACGCGCCGAATTTAGTCAGTGAAGATGCCAATGCCAACCACCTTGTCCAGACGCAACAAGCGATAATCAGCATAGTGCAATTGGACAGTCAGTTTATTAATTTCATCAATCAGTTTCACACTTCTCTTATCTCCATGATGCGCAGACTCTGGAACATTCTTATCTTCCTTTTCTTCTGTAGCTTCGCAATGCTACAGGCTGCCGGTGAAGCAGATTCCCTTTTGCGCGAGCTCGGTTGCGGTAATTGCCATAACGGTGTCATCTCTACCGTGGCGATGGAGGTGAAGGCGCCCAACCTGAGCTTTGCCGGCGCCAAGTACCCCTCCGCCTATCTCTTTTCTTATCTACAGAAGCCTGTCCGCGTGCGGCACAATATCGGCGCGACACGAATGCCCAACTTCGCCTTTGATGTGAGAGAAAGCCTTGCCCTGACGCTCTTTCTGTCTGAACTGAGGGAGCTGCCAGAAAGTGTTTCACTTAGAGGTAAAGCGAAAGGTGCGGCACATACTTCTCCTGAAATTCATGAGATTATTACGCGTGAACTGCAGTGTACTAAGTGTCATATTGTGGCGGGTGAAGGCTCGAATCGTACGACAGACCTGGCGACAGTCGGGTATCGCCTGCAACGGGACTGGCTCACTCTATATCTGTTGAATCCGGCACCGTTTGAAGATACTGACGCCGGCATGCCGCGCTTTTTCTTTGACGCTGAGGCGGAAGATGCATCCGTGCACGGTCTCATCTCAGATGCAGAAGAGATGGCGGCATCTATTGTGGACTATCTTTCTGCTATGGGCAGAAGTGAGTTACAGGAACTAGAAGTACGGTTTTCGGCAGCCAGACAGACTTATCCAGATGTAACAGCAGAGATGGGTAGACGAATACTTCTATCTCAGAATTGTCTCGCCTGTCACCGGCTGGATGGAGTTGAACCGTGGTTCGAGCGCAATGGCCCTGATCTCTCCATAGAATCGCAGCGGGTTCAGCCGCGGTGGCTGCACAACTATTTCAGTGAAACACATGCAGTTAGGCCTTTCGGTTACTTCCCCGGCTCTGGAAGCCGCATGCCGGATTTCGATCTGACTGAGAGAGAAGTCGAGATTCTTACCGAACATTTTTTCGGGAGCAGTCGAGGATCGAACCAGAGGGAATCCGAACGACTTTCTTCCTACGCGATGAGGAAAGCTGAATCGCTGTTGCGTGATAAACTGTCGTGTCTCGGCTGCCACCGATTGGGGGATGAGGGCGGGCATATCGGCCCCGATCTGGGCAGTGTCAGCCAAAGGTTGAACGGACCGTTTGTTGATATGATGATCCAGCATCCGCGGGAGATTGTGCCGGCGTCTATCATGCCCAAGAGTGCCTTACAGCCTAAGAGAGCCATTCTCATCGGTAACTTCCTCAAACAGGCGAATGTGGAAACAACTCCGCCAGCCTATCTGTCGCTGATCGATCACACACCATTTAATCCCAAGATGAAGGGGACGGGAAGCTTATACCGGGAGTACTGCTCAGTCTGTCATGGACTTGACGGCAGCGGTAACGGCTATAATGCGCAATACATGCCTGCCGCACCGGTATCACATTCCGATGCATCACTAATGAGCCAGCGGGCGGATGATACGCTCTATGACGGCATTAACGGTGGTGGCGTGATCTTAGGAAAGCATCATTTTATGCCGCCGTGGGGGGAAACGCTGTCACCCCATGAAATCCGCAACCTCGTAGCTGAGATCCGTAGGCTCTGCCGGTGTGAAGGCCCGGCCTGGTCTCGCTAG
- a CDS encoding DNA-3-methyladenine glycosylase I, whose protein sequence is MPAVYEIPPRKTPGSDDEYLEQMAKAIFQAGFSWSVIRNKWENFKKAFDCFSIEKVAAYGLDDLERLVSDTGIVRNRQKIAATVENAGCMKEFIGEHGSFKAYLDSLEEDYYDRAGELTRRFKHLGRTGVFVFLYCVNEEVPEWEDR, encoded by the coding sequence ATGCCAGCTGTTTACGAGATACCACCGAGAAAAACACCCGGCTCAGATGACGAATACTTGGAGCAGATGGCCAAGGCTATCTTCCAGGCCGGCTTCAGCTGGTCAGTGATTAGGAACAAGTGGGAGAACTTTAAGAAGGCTTTTGACTGCTTCAGCATTGAAAAAGTAGCTGCTTATGGCTTAGACGACCTTGAGCGATTGGTCAGTGACACAGGTATCGTCCGCAACCGTCAGAAGATCGCCGCCACAGTGGAAAACGCTGGGTGTATGAAGGAGTTCATCGGAGAGCATGGTTCTTTCAAGGCTTACCTTGATTCGCTGGAAGAGGACTACTATGATCGGGCGGGGGAACTAACGCGCCGATTCAAGCACTTGGGCAGAACTGGCGTCTTCGTCTTTCTTTATTGCGTAAATGAAGAAGTGCCGGAATGGGAAGACAGGTGA
- a CDS encoding ABC transporter ATP-binding protein: MENNSVITIRNLVKRFPVGTDFFTALKGVNLTLNTGEFMGLVGPSGSGKTTLLNIIGGLDSASEGEVAVLGKSLANTSHAERARLRRTHMGFIFQHYNLLPVYTVFENVELPLILNKVDPKERANTVTQAIEWVGLSDKRDSRPAMLSGGECQRTAIARAIVHRPALVLADEPTANLDAENSHHIMEIMVGLNKELTTTFVFATHDEKIMAYLWRIIHLDDGQIIEDKKIDNPQVGE, encoded by the coding sequence ATGGAAAACAACTCTGTCATCACAATACGTAACCTTGTAAAGCGTTTTCCGGTAGGTACTGATTTTTTCACCGCTCTGAAAGGTGTGAACCTGACCCTGAACACAGGGGAATTTATGGGTCTGGTTGGGCCCTCTGGCTCAGGCAAAACGACACTACTTAATATTATTGGTGGCCTTGATTCAGCAAGTGAAGGTGAAGTGGCTGTTCTGGGTAAATCATTGGCTAATACTTCCCACGCTGAGCGGGCCCGCCTGCGCCGTACACATATGGGTTTTATCTTTCAACATTATAATCTTCTTCCTGTCTACACCGTTTTTGAGAATGTTGAACTGCCTCTGATCTTGAACAAGGTGGATCCCAAGGAACGGGCAAATACAGTCACCCAGGCTATAGAATGGGTTGGCCTGAGTGATAAGCGTGATTCCCGCCCGGCAATGCTCAGCGGAGGTGAATGCCAGCGGACAGCAATTGCCAGGGCCATTGTTCACCGTCCGGCACTTGTTCTGGCAGATGAGCCCACGGCCAATTTGGATGCCGAGAATTCGCATCATATCATGGAGATTATGGTGGGTTTAAATAAAGAACTTACCACCACTTTCGTTTTTGCCACCCATGATGAAAAGATCATGGCCTACCTGTGGCGCATTATTCATCTGGATGACGGTCAAATAATAGAAGATAAAAAAATCGATAATCCACAAGTAGGTGAATAG
- a CDS encoding saccharopine dehydrogenase NADP-binding domain-containing protein: MEKRMLIIGGSGNTGIKIAELLLKHTESRVTLAARNEDKLVGATATLGERLSTDKVSWTRVDASDVGSLNQAFSEVDFVVSAASTAQYTREIAEAAIQARIDYLDVQYSNIKVKILKSMIDEIKESGCCFISEGGFHPGLPAALVRYADMQMDELESAITAGVISSDWSNYSVTEATKVELIQELTDYELLFLKNGSWENPGFWSMRDFPSIDFGEPAGKRMCTPIFFEELRDLPGQIPSLKNTGFYIAGFGWFADYIVMPVVFLMMKFFPNVMAKPMGSLFVWAWKTSSKPPYYTMMKLEAAGKKDGQESEIVVTLQHEDAYWFTVIPVMACLFQYLDGTIRKPGLHWMGQLVEPVRLMEDMKNLGIAIN; this comes from the coding sequence ATGGAAAAACGAATGTTAATCATCGGCGGCTCTGGCAATACAGGTATCAAGATTGCAGAACTGTTGCTGAAGCATACGGAAAGCAGAGTGACACTGGCGGCGAGGAACGAGGACAAGCTGGTGGGCGCTACCGCTACGTTGGGTGAAAGATTGTCAACCGACAAAGTTTCGTGGACCAGAGTTGACGCTTCTGATGTGGGTAGTCTGAATCAAGCGTTCTCAGAAGTCGATTTCGTGGTGTCTGCTGCCAGTACTGCCCAGTATACGCGGGAGATTGCGGAAGCAGCCATACAGGCACGGATAGACTATCTCGACGTTCAGTACTCAAACATAAAGGTGAAAATACTGAAGTCCATGATTGATGAAATCAAGGAGTCCGGATGCTGTTTTATCAGTGAAGGTGGTTTCCATCCCGGGCTCCCGGCGGCGCTGGTGCGTTATGCCGACATGCAAATGGATGAACTGGAATCAGCTATCACAGCCGGAGTCATCAGCTCAGACTGGAGTAACTATTCTGTAACTGAAGCTACTAAAGTGGAATTAATTCAAGAGTTGACTGATTATGAACTGTTGTTCCTGAAGAACGGGAGTTGGGAAAACCCAGGTTTCTGGTCAATGCGCGATTTTCCTTCCATCGACTTTGGAGAACCGGCGGGAAAAAGAATGTGCACCCCCATATTTTTTGAGGAGCTTCGCGATTTACCCGGACAGATACCATCCTTGAAGAATACGGGCTTTTACATCGCCGGATTCGGTTGGTTTGCGGATTATATCGTCATGCCGGTTGTGTTTCTTATGATGAAATTCTTCCCGAACGTCATGGCAAAACCGATGGGTAGTTTATTCGTTTGGGCATGGAAAACGTCATCCAAACCACCATATTACACAATGATGAAGCTGGAAGCTGCCGGGAAAAAAGACGGGCAGGAATCAGAAATTGTAGTGACACTCCAACATGAAGATGCATACTGGTTCACCGTCATCCCGGTGATGGCGTGCCTGTTTCAGTATCTTGACGGGACCATCCGCAAACCTGGGCTGCACTGGATGGGACAATTGGTGGAACCGGTTCGGTTGATGGAGGATATGAAAAATCTGGGAATTGCCATCAATTAG
- a CDS encoding DMT family transporter produces the protein MKTLKYLPPLAVVTAAVLWSFDGLLRQNLASVSSFLVILLEHIIGAILFIPFLIKGWAEIKNLSQRVWISVMWVAVFGGIIGTFFYTKALSYIGFIDLSVVVLLQKFQPLFAIALAAVILREPLTRQYLTYAAIAVVGGYLVTFGNGMPTFSANDATLIASLMALCAAFAWGSSTVLGKHALGHLSFFTLTSLRLWVTSIVAGAIFFALPDRPDPTALSGNEWLFILAIALSTGSVALFIYYYGLKHIPATHATIYELFWPLSAVLIDWLIRGRLLAPSQMIGGILLVAASVLLSQNSKNS, from the coding sequence ATGAAAACGCTCAAGTATCTTCCCCCTTTAGCGGTCGTTACAGCCGCTGTTCTCTGGAGCTTTGACGGTCTGCTGAGGCAAAATCTGGCTTCTGTTTCCTCTTTCCTTGTCATTCTCCTTGAGCATATCATAGGGGCGATACTCTTTATTCCGTTCTTAATCAAGGGATGGGCTGAGATCAAAAATCTCTCTCAGCGTGTTTGGATTTCAGTAATGTGGGTTGCCGTTTTCGGCGGGATTATCGGCACATTCTTCTATACGAAAGCGCTGAGCTACATCGGCTTCATCGATCTATCAGTAGTGGTGCTGTTGCAGAAGTTTCAGCCCCTCTTTGCCATCGCCCTGGCAGCGGTAATCCTGCGGGAACCGCTTACCAGACAGTATCTCACTTATGCCGCCATAGCCGTCGTGGGCGGTTACCTGGTCACTTTCGGTAACGGTATGCCAACGTTCTCAGCAAATGATGCTACACTCATTGCATCCCTTATGGCGTTGTGCGCAGCGTTCGCCTGGGGTAGTTCGACAGTCCTGGGCAAGCACGCCCTTGGGCACCTTTCGTTTTTCACCCTGACTTCCTTGCGTCTATGGGTTACATCCATCGTGGCCGGCGCCATTTTCTTCGCCCTGCCTGACAGGCCCGATCCGACGGCTCTCTCGGGAAATGAGTGGCTCTTCATCCTTGCGATTGCCCTCTCCACAGGCAGCGTAGCCCTTTTCATATATTACTACGGACTCAAACACATTCCAGCCACCCATGCTACTATTTATGAACTGTTCTGGCCTCTTTCCGCCGTTTTGATCGACTGGCTTATACGAGGCAGGCTTCTGGCACCTTCTCAGATGATCGGGGGAATTCTCCTTGTCGCGGCATCAGTTCTTCTTTCCCAAAACAGTAAAAACTCCTGA